The Leucobacter viscericola sequence TGATACTGCTCCCTGCCAAGCTGACGATAGCTGTGGATCACCGCTCACTGTGACAGTCCTTGCTACAGGAGTGGCTGCGAACAGCACCATCACGGCAGCGCCTGCGCAGTTGACCGCTGACGGTACGTCGCAGTCCACCATCACCGTGACCGCGTATGACGCTGCCGGTGACCCGGTCGGGTTTGGCGGCGCGAAGGTCGTTCTAGCGACCGACCTTGGCACACTGTCGAACGTGAAGGACAACGGTGACGGCACTTACACCGCGACTCTGACATCGACAAAGTCTGGACCCGCAACCGTCAGCGTTGAGTTGAACGACGAGACGGTCCCCAGAACCGCGCTGGTGCAATTTAATGCCGGGGCAGTAGCCACCGCAAAATACAGTGTGACCGATGACGTGCAGGTGGTTGGCACCGGACAGCACACAATCACGATCACGCTGGCCGACGCCCACAACAACCCCGTCTTGGGTAAGGCCGGAAAGCTCACCGCTTCTGCCGCACCCGGCCTCGGTGATGGAGAGATTTCGGCGTTCAACGCGACGGGAACGCCGGGGAGTACACGGCCACAGTCACCTCCACCGTTGCGAAACCACAAGCCATCACAGTGAACATTGATGGGAGTCCGGCGACGGCTGACGGAAATGCGAGCGCAAGGTTCTCGCCCGGTCCGCTGGCCAGCAAGATCTACTCCGTTACCGGTGGTGATGTGTCAGTAGAGGGCGGATCGCACTCAGTAACATTGGCGCTTGCTGATCAGTACGGTAACCCGATCCCTGGGTTCACCGGTTCTCTTCTCGCGGAAAGTCAGGATGATTTGGGTGACGGCGAGATCTCGGCGTTCACGGAGTCCACTATCCCAGGTACTTATGAGGCGAAAATCACCTCGACCAGTTCCGGCTCCAAGAAGATTGAGGTCTCGGTTGCTGGCGCCCAAGCAACGGTTGGCGCCCGCGACACGGCGAGCTTTATCCCCGGTGGTGTGTCTATCCCTCACGAAGGCACCCGATACTCGGTGACCGAGGGCGACCGTGTAGTCGGCGACGGCACCCACACCGTCACCGTGACCCTGGTGGATAAGTATGGCAACCCCGTGCCCGGTCAGGCAGCAGGATTGTCGGCGACAATTCCGGAGGCTCTCGGAACGGGCGGGCTGAGTGAGTTTGAAGAAACTTCAACCCTCGGCACCTACACAGCAACCCTCGCGTCTACTATCGCGGGGGCGAAGGACGTGGCGATCCTGCACGGTGGCGACCGACTCACCGAGACCGGAAACAAGGTCGCGAAGTTCATTCCTGGCGCTATTGATTCCCCGGCATACACGGTGTCGCTCGGTTCCCGCGTCGTTGGTGAAGACGCGCACACGGTGACGGTGAAGCTTGCCGACAAATACGGAAACGTGGTTTCCGGAATGGCTGCAGAGTTGAAAGCCGCAACGACCGACGAACTCGGAGAGGGCGCCGTCTCGGCATTTGTTGAGACGGGTACCCCGGGTACCTACACTGCCACGGTCGCGTCCACGCGTTCGGGCGGCAAACAAATGACCGTCTCGCTCACCGGAAACCCGGTGACTGTGCAGGGTAATGCCGTCGCTCTGTTCGGAGCAGGTGCGGTTAGCAGCATTAAGTATGTCATTACGACCGGCGAAGAGATGGTGGGTTCTGGCAAGCACACCGTCACGATTATGCTCGCTGACAAATACGGCAACCCGGTTCCCGGTCAGTCTGGAAAATTGAAGATCACGGCGAAGGACGATCTGGGCAAGGGATCGATCTCCGACATCGTGGAAACTGATGTTCCGGGCACATACACGGCAACGATTACCTCGACAATCGCGGGTACGAAGGCGCTCACGATCACGGTCGATGGTGTCGAAGACGTGGAAGGTGTCGCTGACGGCAACGACGCGGCGCACTTCGCAGCCCTGCCGCAGGAGAAGGCTCCGCCTGCTCCAGCACCGGAGCTTGCTGCAACGGGCGGATCCTCAGTGTTGCCAGTGGCCGGGATCTCGATTCTGTTGCTGCTCGTTGGCGGAGCACTTCTTGTATTCCACAACCGTGGTCGCAAGCAGCGCTCAAAGTAGCGACGAGCCCGTGTAAGCGTCAGCGGATCGACTCCACGTTTGACTCGTGGAGTTGATCCGCTGACGCTTTCAGAAACTCGCAGTAGTTAGCCTCCGCGATCACACTCAAATAAACTACGCAATTTTCGAGATGAACTACGCACTTATTGACCAGAAATATACCTGGATTTTGCGGGTAACTACCTCGATCAATACCTAAATTCGTTCCACATTGTGGTTCAGATTCATCCCCTGGGAAATGATGAGGGGGAACTTTTCCTCCTGGTCCAGCCCGTTAAAGAATGCGCGACTTGGTCTGTCTGTTGAGCAAACGTGGACTGACGCTCGCTGGATATGGAGTGCTTATGTTCGACAAACGTAATGAGCTTGAGGGGGCGACCATGCGACAAGAGACTTTCTTCGTAAGTGAAATTGAAAAGGCAATGGTTGCCATAAACCAGCGGCTGTCCGTGCACATATCTACTCTGGGTGAGGGACGCCAAGTTGTCTTTGCTCGAGTCGTGTCACTACTCGAGGGAGAAGGTCGTCGGGTATATCGCATTCGTTGCAGTAAGGGGCTTTCGGGCGAACCATTGGCTGCACTGCGGCTCTCCGACTTTTGGGGCGAATCCCGTCTAGACGAAACGACGTCTGTTTCGAGAATCGTGTCGACCTTCGCCGCAGCCATTTTCAAGAACCGTTTGCCAATCATCGCTATTGAGAATGTCGAACATGTCGATCCGCTCACCTGGGCCGTGATTGAAGCGATTGAAATGCGGACAAGAGTTCAACTCGTTACATGCGGTGACCGCATGACAAGCTCACGTATCCAGGAAAAGAACGGATTGGCGGATTTTGCCTGGCCCTGGAAAGAGATACCGATTGGTGGGCTGTCTTTTGTCGAAGTGAGCGCATATGTCGCCAGGGAGGTTGGGGAGGGCGTCGAGCCAGAGCTGATCCGAAGGGTATACATGGAAACCCGGGGTCATTTCGATCTCGTGAAGGCCGTTGTGCAGACTGGCTTGAGTGAGGG is a genomic window containing:
- a CDS encoding invasin domain 3-containing protein, with the translated sequence MNIDGSPATADGNASARFSPGPLASKIYSVTGGDVSVEGGSHSVTLALADQYGNPIPGFTGSLLAESQDDLGDGEISAFTESTIPGTYEAKITSTSSGSKKIEVSVAGAQATVGARDTASFIPGGVSIPHEGTRYSVTEGDRVVGDGTHTVTVTLVDKYGNPVPGQAAGLSATIPEALGTGGLSEFEETSTLGTYTATLASTIAGAKDVAILHGGDRLTETGNKVAKFIPGAIDSPAYTVSLGSRVVGEDAHTVTVKLADKYGNVVSGMAAELKAATTDELGEGAVSAFVETGTPGTYTATVASTRSGGKQMTVSLTGNPVTVQGNAVALFGAGAVSSIKYVITTGEEMVGSGKHTVTIMLADKYGNPVPGQSGKLKITAKDDLGKGSISDIVETDVPGTYTATITSTIAGTKALTITVDGVEDVEGVADGNDAAHFAALPQEKAPPAPAPELAATGGSSVLPVAGISILLLLVGGALLVFHNRGRKQRSK